A part of Paenibacillus sp. 481 genomic DNA contains:
- the thrC gene encoding threonine synthase → MRYMGLLETYKSYLPVSEHTPMLTLHEGNTPLVRAENLSAELGLDLYFKYEGLNPTGSFKDRGMVMAVAKAIEEGSHTIMCASTGNTSAAAAAYAARGGINCIVLIPNNNIALGKLAQAMIYGAKVIAIEGNFDRALEIVREITAKHPITLVNSVNPYRIEGQKTAAFEVCDQLGQAPDVLAIPVGNAGNISAYWKGFKQYVEAGKANKLPKMVGFEAEGAMAIVKGEPILEPETVATAIRIGNPASWDTAVAAAQESGGQINFVTDEQILRAYRLLAAREGIFAEPASAASLAGVMKLHEEGYFRGGEKVVCVLTGHGLKDPNIAIKTVATEPLVVQDTEEAVMDAIRQLEGEQ, encoded by the coding sequence ATGCGGTATATGGGATTGTTGGAGACGTATAAATCATACTTGCCAGTAAGTGAGCATACGCCAATGCTTACGCTTCACGAAGGAAACACGCCGCTTGTGCGGGCAGAGAATTTGTCCGCTGAGTTGGGATTGGACTTATACTTTAAATATGAAGGCTTGAATCCGACGGGTTCTTTCAAAGACCGCGGCATGGTCATGGCGGTAGCGAAGGCGATCGAGGAGGGAAGCCACACCATTATGTGTGCTTCCACAGGAAATACGTCGGCTGCTGCTGCTGCTTATGCAGCGCGCGGCGGTATTAACTGCATCGTGCTTATCCCGAACAATAATATTGCGCTTGGTAAATTGGCGCAAGCCATGATTTATGGAGCGAAAGTGATTGCGATCGAGGGGAATTTTGACCGTGCGCTAGAAATTGTACGTGAAATTACAGCTAAGCACCCGATTACGCTGGTGAACTCGGTCAATCCTTATCGTATTGAAGGGCAGAAGACTGCTGCGTTTGAAGTATGCGACCAATTGGGGCAAGCGCCCGATGTACTCGCTATTCCTGTAGGTAACGCAGGTAATATTTCTGCCTATTGGAAAGGGTTTAAGCAATATGTTGAGGCGGGGAAAGCGAATAAGCTGCCTAAAATGGTAGGCTTTGAGGCTGAAGGCGCAATGGCGATCGTCAAAGGTGAGCCTATTCTTGAACCAGAGACGGTCGCGACAGCGATTCGAATCGGTAATCCGGCGAGCTGGGACACAGCCGTAGCCGCAGCGCAGGAGTCAGGTGGACAAATCAACTTCGTGACGGATGAGCAAATTTTGCGTGCGTACCGTTTGCTGGCAGCGCGTGAAGGCATATTTGCAGAACCGGCTTCCGCAGCTTCGTTGGCTGGTGTAATGAAGCTACACGAAGAAGGTTACTTCCGTGGCGGAGAAAAAGTCGTCTGCGTCCTCACGGGGCACGGATTAAAAGACCCTAATATTGCAATCAAAACGGTAGCTACTGAACCGCTCGTGGTACAAGATACGGAAGAGGCCGTTATGGATGCAATCAGACAGCTTGAGGGTGAGCAATAA
- a CDS encoding homoserine dehydrogenase produces MKPIKVGLLGLGTVGTGVVRIVEGHQDDLFGQVGSPIRIEKVLVKELEKARGIAIHPERLTDNAWDIVNDPEIDIVVEVMGGIEPTKQYILESLERGKHVVTANKDLMALHGPEILAKAREKGCDVYYEASVAGGIPIIRTLMEGFSSDRIKKIMGIVNGTTNYILTKMSQEGAAYDEVLKEAQALGYAEADPTSDVEGLDAARKMAILATLGFHANIALEDVDVRGISQVNKEDITYAKRLGYEMKLLGIAERQDDQISVVVQPTMVSKSHPLAAVNGVYNAVYVYGEAVGETMFYGPGAGEMPTATSVVADLVAVVKNIKLGVNGQTALMPFKEKKLKTEEQIAYKNYILLHVEDKAGVLAQITQVFAKFEVSLESVVQQPNAQNPDAEIIIVTHAGSQANMKKVLAHFEQLDVVKSIKSVYRVEG; encoded by the coding sequence GTGAAGCCGATTAAAGTAGGGTTGTTAGGACTAGGTACAGTAGGTACAGGTGTTGTTCGTATTGTAGAGGGGCATCAAGATGATTTGTTCGGTCAGGTAGGATCTCCAATTCGGATTGAAAAAGTGCTTGTTAAAGAATTGGAAAAAGCGCGTGGTATAGCGATACATCCCGAACGGCTTACAGATAACGCATGGGATATCGTGAATGACCCTGAAATCGATATTGTCGTTGAAGTGATGGGTGGCATTGAGCCCACTAAACAATATATATTAGAGTCGCTGGAACGTGGCAAACATGTTGTTACGGCAAATAAAGACTTGATGGCTTTACATGGGCCCGAAATACTTGCTAAAGCTCGTGAAAAGGGCTGCGATGTGTATTATGAAGCCAGTGTTGCTGGTGGAATTCCGATTATTCGCACATTAATGGAAGGATTTTCGTCCGATCGCATTAAAAAAATTATGGGTATCGTGAACGGCACGACAAACTATATTTTAACGAAGATGAGCCAAGAAGGGGCTGCATATGACGAGGTGCTCAAAGAGGCGCAAGCGTTAGGCTACGCCGAAGCAGACCCGACATCTGATGTTGAAGGTTTGGATGCGGCGCGCAAGATGGCCATTTTGGCGACACTCGGCTTCCATGCTAACATTGCTTTGGAAGATGTAGATGTGCGCGGGATATCACAAGTGAATAAAGAGGATATTACGTACGCGAAGCGTTTGGGCTATGAAATGAAATTGCTCGGCATCGCAGAGCGTCAAGATGACCAGATTAGCGTTGTTGTTCAACCGACAATGGTAAGTAAGTCACATCCACTTGCGGCGGTTAATGGAGTATACAATGCGGTGTATGTGTACGGTGAAGCCGTTGGTGAAACGATGTTTTATGGCCCTGGAGCAGGCGAAATGCCGACAGCGACTTCTGTCGTGGCTGACTTGGTTGCTGTTGTTAAAAATATAAAGCTAGGTGTTAATGGGCAAACGGCGTTAATGCCTTTCAAGGAAAAGAAGTTGAAAACAGAAGAGCAAATCGCATACAAAAACTACATCCTGCTGCATGTTGAAGATAAAGCAGGGGTGCTGGCGCAAATTACTCAAGTGTTCGCCAAGTTTGAAGTAAGCTTAGAATCTGTTGTTCAACAACCGAATGCTCAGAACCCGGATGCAGAAATCATTATCGTTACCCATGCAGGTAGCCAAGCGAATATGAAAAAGGTATTGGCGCATTTCGAGCAACTTGATGTCGTCAAATCCATTAAGAGCGTATACAGAGTGGAAGGTTAG
- a CDS encoding ACT domain-containing protein, whose protein sequence is MAERYYLVREDILPEAVVKTVRAKQLLASGEVKTVHEAAERVELSRSAFYKYKDGIFPLNQLERERIVTISMDLDHRSGILSKVLGSVAAFEGNVLTINQTIPLQGVANVVISVETSLIAEPFGKMMDTLREIPGVKRVTVIGQG, encoded by the coding sequence ATGGCGGAGAGATATTATCTAGTACGTGAAGATATTTTACCAGAGGCGGTAGTTAAGACAGTGCGAGCTAAGCAACTACTTGCGTCTGGAGAAGTAAAGACAGTGCATGAAGCTGCAGAGCGCGTGGAATTGAGCCGCAGCGCTTTTTACAAATATAAAGACGGGATTTTTCCACTGAATCAATTGGAACGGGAACGAATCGTGACGATATCGATGGATCTGGATCATCGCTCTGGCATTTTGTCCAAAGTACTTGGATCTGTAGCGGCATTTGAAGGAAACGTGCTTACGATTAATCAGACGATTCCATTGCAAGGGGTAGCTAACGTTGTCATTTCGGTTGAAACCTCGTTGATCGCAGAGCCATTCGGAAAAATGATGGACACACTGCGTGAAATTCCGGGAGTAAAGCGTGTGACGGTTATCGGACAAGGGTAA
- a CDS encoding aldo/keto reductase has protein sequence MNMQQVNLGQTSLHVSVMGMGGASLSVQGRPSEEQSLRTIEAALDCGITLFDTADSYSLNEHDLGHNEQLFQKAFDSRGASDLLLVTKGGLIRPDGQWDVDARPHALRAACEQSLLRLKRDSHPLYLLHAPDPDVPIEESVGELSRMQEEGLIQHIGLSNVNEEQLANVLSFTRIECVQNRFHLFDRRSQAVLDLCEQQQISLLCYSPLGSATQLKRLIDHQLLQQLSEKHEATPPQIALAWLTAYSSVIIPIIGTSRPETIRNSADAVHVRLDAADIAQLNEI, from the coding sequence ATGAACATGCAACAAGTTAACCTTGGACAAACTTCCTTGCACGTATCGGTTATGGGAATGGGGGGCGCCTCCTTGTCCGTACAAGGAAGGCCTTCTGAAGAACAATCACTCCGAACGATTGAGGCAGCATTGGACTGCGGCATCACTTTATTTGACACTGCTGATAGTTACAGCTTAAATGAACATGATCTCGGACATAATGAACAATTGTTTCAAAAAGCATTCGACTCACGTGGCGCAAGCGATCTGCTACTCGTTACAAAAGGAGGACTTATTCGCCCAGATGGTCAATGGGACGTCGATGCGCGACCTCATGCACTGCGAGCCGCATGTGAACAGAGCTTGCTTCGACTAAAGCGAGATAGCCATCCGCTCTATTTATTACATGCTCCCGATCCGGATGTTCCGATTGAAGAATCGGTCGGTGAGTTATCACGGATGCAAGAAGAAGGACTCATACAGCATATCGGCCTTTCTAATGTGAATGAAGAGCAATTAGCTAATGTGTTATCGTTCACTCGTATTGAGTGTGTGCAAAACCGCTTCCATTTATTTGACCGTCGTTCACAAGCTGTACTAGACCTATGCGAGCAGCAGCAAATCTCGTTGTTATGTTACAGCCCGTTAGGTAGCGCTACACAACTTAAACGGTTAATTGACCACCAGTTATTGCAACAGCTGAGCGAAAAGCATGAAGCCACGCCGCCGCAAATCGCACTTGCTTGGCTAACCGCATACTCATCGGTCATCATTCCGATAATCGGCACTTCTCGACCGGAGACGATTCGAAATAGCGCCGATGCTGTACATGTACGATTGGACGCAGCCGATATAGCACAGTTAAACGAAATATAA
- the obgE gene encoding GTPase ObgE — protein MFIDKAKIYVKGGDGGDGLVAFRREKYVPNGGPAGGDGGNGGHVIFRVDEGLRTLVDFRYQRHFKAPRGVKGRNKSQHGANADHMIVRVPPGTVVVDDDTNEVIADLTRHGQQVVVAKGGRGGRGNTRFATPANPAPELAEHGGEGQERYIVLELKVMADVGLVGFPSVGKSTLLSVVSSAQPKIGAYHFTTITPNLGVVSLGDDRTFVMADLPGLIEGAHTGIGLGHEFLRHVERTRIIIHVVDMSGMEGRDPFEDWTKINDELKLYNEKLTERPQIIAANKMDMPEAEENLAAFKQQIKEATGQEIEVVPISSLTRQGINELMYKAMEILESLPQELEVEDVAEVEERKIYRLNKKSEGPQFTIRRENEMFVVESEAIENMMKRMQMHTHDAILRFANTLRHMGVDEELRKRGAKDGTIVRIADFEFEFVEGSSYY, from the coding sequence ATGTTCATAGATAAAGCGAAGATATATGTTAAAGGTGGCGACGGTGGCGATGGTCTAGTCGCATTCCGTCGTGAGAAGTACGTGCCAAACGGTGGTCCTGCTGGTGGTGACGGAGGTAATGGTGGTCATGTTATCTTCCGAGTTGACGAAGGATTGCGAACGCTAGTCGATTTTCGTTACCAACGACATTTTAAAGCGCCACGTGGTGTAAAAGGACGTAACAAGAGCCAGCATGGTGCGAATGCGGATCATATGATCGTACGCGTTCCGCCTGGAACGGTAGTCGTTGACGATGATACGAATGAAGTTATTGCTGACTTGACTCGTCACGGGCAACAAGTTGTTGTTGCTAAAGGTGGTCGTGGAGGTCGCGGTAATACGCGTTTTGCGACACCTGCGAACCCAGCGCCAGAATTGGCCGAGCATGGTGGAGAAGGGCAAGAGCGTTATATCGTCTTGGAATTGAAAGTGATGGCGGATGTTGGTTTGGTTGGTTTTCCAAGTGTGGGTAAATCAACATTGCTGTCTGTCGTGTCATCGGCTCAGCCGAAAATCGGCGCGTATCATTTTACGACGATTACACCTAACTTAGGAGTTGTCTCACTCGGAGATGACCGCACCTTCGTGATGGCTGACTTGCCAGGTTTGATCGAAGGCGCACATACAGGGATTGGCTTAGGCCATGAGTTCCTGCGCCACGTTGAGCGTACGCGCATCATCATTCACGTTGTTGATATGTCCGGTATGGAAGGTCGCGATCCGTTTGAGGATTGGACTAAGATTAATGACGAGTTGAAGCTATACAATGAGAAGCTAACGGAGCGTCCGCAGATTATTGCGGCTAACAAGATGGATATGCCTGAAGCAGAAGAGAATCTGGCTGCGTTTAAACAGCAGATTAAAGAAGCGACAGGTCAAGAAATTGAAGTTGTTCCAATCTCATCGTTAACGAGACAAGGCATTAATGAACTGATGTACAAAGCGATGGAGATTTTGGAGTCATTGCCGCAGGAGCTTGAAGTTGAAGATGTTGCGGAAGTGGAAGAGCGCAAAATTTATCGCTTGAATAAAAAGTCAGAAGGTCCTCAATTTACGATTCGCCGTGAGAACGAAATGTTCGTAGTCGAGAGCGAAGCGATCGAGAATATGATGAAGCGAATGCAAATGCATACGCATGATGCTATTTTGCGTTTTGCAAATACATTGCGCCATATGGGCGTGGATGAAGAATTGCGTAAACGTGGAGCCAAAGACGGCACGATTGTACGCATCGCCGATTTCGAATTCGAATTCGTAGAAGGCAGTAGCTACTATTAA
- a CDS encoding Spo0B domain-containing protein — MMNKMRIMQGISAIVATSCAMLLIVLNVPLLWRIVTVIILIASLSFGANLYIRERIAQERRLIRAAHSSALDLMHHQRHDWMNDLQLLYGYVRLKKYDKLPVCVETIKARMTEESRISKLGVPELVMFIMHHRTSGGTMPLQVSIPDSLELNRLALAVNEHQLTDVVIQAVQTFRFAPKVEIEHSNPLHLAFAREPEGLVIRYQYEGKLLRPGEVAEQLKRIASERNVRLEQLSVKQDETCDVKEAYQLVVPCSA, encoded by the coding sequence ATGATGAATAAGATGCGCATCATGCAAGGAATAAGCGCGATTGTAGCGACAAGTTGTGCTATGTTGCTCATCGTCTTGAATGTGCCGCTTCTTTGGCGGATTGTGACAGTTATCATCCTTATAGCTAGCTTATCGTTTGGGGCCAACCTGTATATACGTGAGCGAATAGCTCAAGAGCGACGCTTGATTCGAGCAGCACATAGTTCTGCTCTCGATTTAATGCATCATCAACGACATGACTGGATGAATGATTTACAATTGTTGTACGGCTATGTCCGCTTGAAAAAGTACGATAAATTGCCGGTGTGCGTGGAAACAATAAAAGCACGAATGACTGAAGAAAGCCGCATTTCAAAACTAGGCGTACCTGAACTGGTCATGTTTATTATGCATCATCGAACGTCAGGGGGAACGATGCCGCTGCAAGTTTCAATACCAGACTCACTTGAGCTTAACCGACTTGCACTGGCTGTTAACGAACACCAGCTGACAGATGTTGTAATTCAAGCCGTTCAGACGTTCCGCTTTGCGCCCAAAGTAGAGATCGAGCACTCGAATCCATTGCATTTGGCGTTTGCTCGTGAGCCAGAAGGGCTCGTTATTCGCTATCAGTATGAAGGGAAACTGCTTCGGCCGGGCGAGGTGGCCGAGCAATTGAAACGTATTGCATCAGAACGCAACGTGCGGCTGGAGCAGTTGTCTGTGAAGCAGGATGAAACTTGTGATGTGAAAGAGGCTTATCAATTAGTCGTGCCGTGTAGTGCATAA
- the rpmA gene encoding 50S ribosomal protein L27 — MLKLNLQLFASKKGVGSTKNGRDSRSKRLGVKRADGQVVSAGSILVRQRGTKIHPGNNVGIGTDDTLFAKVEGVVKFERWGRDRKKVSVYPVVVAPVAAAMEK, encoded by the coding sequence ATGTTGAAGTTAAACCTTCAGTTGTTCGCATCCAAAAAAGGTGTAGGTTCCACAAAGAACGGTCGTGACAGCAGATCTAAACGTCTTGGCGTTAAGCGTGCTGACGGTCAAGTGGTTTCCGCAGGTAGCATCTTGGTGCGTCAACGCGGTACGAAAATTCACCCAGGCAACAATGTTGGCATCGGTACAGATGACACATTGTTCGCAAAAGTGGAAGGCGTCGTGAAGTTCGAACGTTGGGGTCGCGATCGCAAAAAAGTGAGCGTCTACCCAGTTGTAGTTGCACCAGTTGCAGCAGCAATGGAGAAGTAA
- a CDS encoding ribosomal-processing cysteine protease Prp, whose protein sequence is MIRVTIRRKSNRLIESFSVKGHANFAPHGQDTVCAGVSAVTVGAVNAIEKLAGVQLKCKMKDGFLSGQVTSEYPPVIEAQVQLLLESMIVSLQTIEDSYGKYLQIEDQ, encoded by the coding sequence ATGATTCGCGTTACGATTCGGCGTAAGTCGAACCGCTTGATTGAGAGTTTCTCGGTTAAGGGGCATGCGAATTTTGCTCCCCACGGTCAAGATACGGTATGTGCCGGTGTCTCGGCAGTGACGGTGGGCGCGGTCAACGCTATCGAGAAGCTTGCAGGTGTGCAGCTGAAGTGCAAGATGAAGGACGGTTTTCTGAGTGGACAAGTGACCTCGGAATATCCACCTGTAATCGAAGCGCAAGTTCAACTGCTGCTGGAATCGATGATCGTTAGTTTACAAACCATTGAAGATTCATACGGAAAGTATCTTCAGATAGAAGACCAATAA
- the rplU gene encoding 50S ribosomal protein L21 — protein sequence MYAIIETGGKQYKVQEGDVLFIEKLDAVDGESVTFDRVLAVSKDGGLVTGAPVVSGATVTAKVEKQGKGAKITVYKYKAKKNYRRKQGHRQPYTKVTIEKIQA from the coding sequence ATGTACGCAATTATTGAGACAGGCGGCAAGCAGTACAAAGTCCAAGAGGGCGATGTATTGTTCATTGAGAAATTGGACGCTGTTGACGGCGAAAGCGTAACGTTCGATCGCGTATTGGCTGTTTCTAAAGACGGTGGTTTGGTTACAGGAGCTCCAGTAGTATCTGGTGCTACAGTAACAGCGAAAGTCGAGAAACAAGGTAAAGGTGCGAAAATCACTGTTTACAAATACAAAGCGAAAAAGAACTACCGTCGTAAGCAAGGTCATCGTCAACCGTACACGAAAGTGACGATTGAAAAAATCCAAGCGTAA
- a CDS encoding Rne/Rng family ribonuclease: protein MNQIIVHCEEQVTQMALLEHGRLIEYAVERATGWALVGSFYKGRVVNVLPGMQAAFVDIGQKKNAFLYVDDCLHPHLEKQPKEQPPISSLLHVGQELIVQVIKEPLGNKGARVTTHYSLPGRFSVYMPYADYIGVSKKIDREAERNRLKQLAESIRQNEEGFIIRTVAANEPIDLLEADAQSLRERWQYIAARAQQTAAPALLHRDINMVERLVRDAFSHDIEQLLIDDVRQAKQITTLVQSFDLGLANRISVYKDKTEPLFRRYRIDEQLDKAFQRKTWLQSGGYLVWDQTEALTVVDVNTGKYTGNSHLEETVYVTNMEAAEEIARLIRLRDIGGIIIVDFIDMDSDENRQRIVERLETVMKKDRTKCMVVGWTKLGLLELTRKKVREQVMNQLFEPCTSCEGTGLVQTAAVHKGT from the coding sequence ATGAATCAAATAATTGTTCACTGTGAGGAACAAGTGACGCAAATGGCGCTATTGGAACACGGTCGACTTATTGAATATGCGGTCGAACGCGCGACGGGCTGGGCGCTCGTTGGCAGCTTTTACAAAGGTCGCGTTGTAAATGTGCTTCCGGGAATGCAGGCCGCTTTTGTAGATATTGGTCAGAAGAAAAATGCATTTCTGTACGTCGATGATTGCTTGCATCCGCATTTGGAGAAACAACCTAAAGAACAACCTCCGATTTCAAGCCTGCTTCATGTCGGCCAGGAACTGATTGTTCAAGTGATCAAGGAGCCGCTTGGCAACAAGGGTGCACGTGTCACAACACATTATTCCTTGCCCGGCAGATTTTCGGTGTACATGCCATATGCCGATTATATCGGTGTTTCTAAAAAAATTGACCGCGAAGCAGAGCGAAACCGCTTGAAGCAACTTGCCGAAAGTATACGACAGAACGAAGAAGGCTTTATTATTCGGACTGTCGCTGCAAACGAGCCGATAGATTTGCTGGAGGCAGACGCTCAATCGTTGCGTGAACGTTGGCAGTACATAGCAGCCCGTGCGCAGCAGACGGCAGCGCCAGCATTACTTCATCGAGATATCAACATGGTTGAGCGGTTAGTACGTGATGCGTTTTCACACGATATTGAACAATTGCTCATTGATGATGTACGTCAAGCGAAGCAAATCACAACGCTCGTTCAATCATTTGACTTAGGATTGGCTAATCGCATATCCGTATATAAGGACAAAACTGAACCGTTGTTTAGACGTTATCGAATTGATGAGCAGTTAGACAAGGCGTTCCAACGCAAAACGTGGCTGCAAAGCGGCGGATATCTAGTTTGGGACCAAACGGAAGCATTGACGGTAGTAGACGTGAATACGGGGAAATACACGGGCAATAGCCATTTGGAAGAAACGGTTTACGTTACGAATATGGAAGCGGCGGAAGAAATTGCGCGTCTTATCCGCCTACGGGATATCGGAGGAATCATCATTGTCGATTTTATCGATATGGATTCAGATGAGAATCGGCAACGAATCGTTGAACGTTTAGAGACGGTAATGAAAAAAGACCGGACCAAGTGTATGGTCGTCGGCTGGACAAAGCTTGGGCTGCTTGAACTTACGCGCAAAAAAGTGCGTGAACAAGTTATGAACCAACTGTTCGAACCTTGCACGAGTTGTGAAGGAACTGGACTGGTGCAGACCGCAGCCGTTCATAAAGGAACGTAA
- a CDS encoding M50 family metallopeptidase, translating into MIRWGGTTFSLHPLFVLILGVSAITGHILELLVLFSIVFIHEMGHVVAARLLGWSIEEVKLLPFGGVAESNDGALAPAWQECVVAAAGPLQNAILIVIALGCEQMGWWSTEWTAHFIEANAFIALFNLLPILPLDGGRIVQALCSLWMSYHRTLVYGAWISIIMSVVMGLFALSSLVHGGGIHLNILVLALFLLWTNWTEWRNTPYRFVRFLMHRPLRLRRWERQVSVGRPIIAQMGRPLSDIVRLLQKDAYHIVYVMNSNGRIQRIVPEQQLIDAYFADPPLLHTDAVQGKNVPKSIT; encoded by the coding sequence TTGATTAGGTGGGGTGGGACGACGTTTTCATTGCATCCTTTGTTTGTACTTATTCTTGGTGTGTCTGCTATAACAGGACATATTTTAGAACTACTTGTCCTGTTTTCCATCGTGTTTATTCATGAAATGGGGCATGTCGTTGCTGCACGATTATTGGGGTGGTCTATAGAGGAAGTGAAGTTACTACCGTTTGGAGGGGTGGCTGAATCGAACGACGGCGCATTAGCTCCGGCATGGCAAGAATGTGTAGTGGCTGCAGCAGGGCCGCTGCAAAATGCGATTCTCATTGTCATTGCCTTAGGCTGTGAGCAAATGGGCTGGTGGAGCACGGAATGGACGGCTCACTTTATTGAAGCCAACGCTTTTATTGCCCTGTTTAATTTACTTCCTATATTACCATTGGATGGTGGCCGCATCGTGCAGGCGCTTTGTTCGTTATGGATGAGCTACCATCGTACACTCGTATACGGTGCATGGATCAGCATCATCATGAGCGTAGTCATGGGACTTTTCGCTTTGTCGTCGCTTGTACACGGTGGGGGTATTCATCTGAACATATTAGTGCTGGCTCTATTTTTACTTTGGACAAACTGGACAGAATGGCGTAACACTCCTTACCGATTTGTGCGATTTCTTATGCATCGTCCGCTTAGGCTGCGTCGTTGGGAACGCCAAGTCTCTGTAGGGCGACCAATCATTGCCCAGATGGGGCGTCCACTTTCCGACATCGTTCGTCTGCTGCAAAAAGATGCTTATCACATTGTATACGTCATGAACAGCAATGGACGCATACAACGCATCGTCCCTGAGCAGCAGTTGATTGATGCCTATTTTGCCGACCCACCCTTGTTGCACACAGACGCTGTACAAGGAAAAAACGTACCGAAATCGATAACATGA
- a CDS encoding M23 family metallopeptidase, with the protein MKEDIRRRRQERIRQLTCSESVSAGETVEVGSYPMLVPHDAVRTSHLTDKEDTDLERDPEMQWREKAANMHWYEGYGKHHHEQEGGWNMWGPLRLRIVAAVMITIVAVVILRFPADWNAPMRGWIAQAFTQEMNTEAVAAWYESAFAGTPSFIPLFSNTNKETQSASARKQLWQAPIAGTIVQPFALSLKGIHIQPSSSGAEVVSAGTGRIIATKEDPRNRTVNITVQHEGGWITEYGQLEQSVVQVNDWIEAGTKLGKMKGGKNPESSRLFFAVQKDGRYVDPTDVMHFD; encoded by the coding sequence ATGAAAGAAGACATTCGGAGACGACGGCAAGAGCGAATACGTCAGCTTACGTGCAGCGAATCAGTATCAGCAGGAGAGACCGTAGAAGTGGGATCTTATCCTATGCTTGTTCCCCATGATGCTGTCAGGACTTCACACTTAACAGATAAAGAAGATACAGACTTAGAACGAGACCCGGAAATGCAGTGGAGAGAAAAAGCAGCCAACATGCATTGGTATGAAGGATACGGAAAGCACCATCATGAACAAGAAGGCGGCTGGAACATGTGGGGGCCCCTACGGCTGCGTATTGTTGCCGCTGTCATGATTACGATTGTCGCAGTTGTCATCCTACGATTTCCAGCAGATTGGAACGCTCCGATGCGAGGATGGATTGCTCAAGCGTTTACACAAGAAATGAATACCGAAGCAGTTGCAGCTTGGTACGAGTCAGCATTTGCAGGTACACCCTCTTTTATCCCTCTGTTCTCTAACACAAATAAGGAAACGCAGTCAGCATCAGCAAGGAAACAATTATGGCAAGCGCCCATTGCGGGGACAATCGTTCAGCCTTTTGCATTAAGTTTAAAAGGGATACATATTCAACCATCCTCCTCTGGTGCAGAAGTTGTAAGCGCGGGGACGGGACGGATTATTGCTACGAAAGAAGACCCTAGAAACCGAACAGTAAACATCACTGTCCAGCATGAGGGCGGCTGGATTACGGAATATGGTCAACTTGAGCAAAGCGTTGTTCAGGTGAACGATTGGATTGAAGCTGGCACAAAGCTGGGAAAAATGAAAGGTGGTAAAAACCCAGAGTCATCACGACTGTTTTTTGCTGTACAAAAAGATGGTCGCTACGTTGACCCTACCGATGTGATGCATTTTGATTAG